The DNA region CACAATAGAGCGGTTGTGAGGGCGGGTATGCCGTATGGGCCGGGGATTGTCCCGGGCATTGCTGTGGGATGGGTGTCCATGGATTATTGTATGCGCCAAAGTGCTTGTATTCGGTGGAAAGAAAATGGTGCAGCAGGCATCGTGGCTTCAGGCCGCATGCATATTGGCCCGGATGCTAACGGAACAATACAATGTATTGCAGTAGGTAGTGTCTGTTACGATGATAGATGGTCGGACATACATGCGCATGTATGAGAACCGTTTCAGTCTAGATAAAATTGATGTTGAATTCGTTGGCGTCCATGCAAAATATGTTGTACGCCTGCCGGGAATGAAGCGTTGTGGTTTGGGTGAAGGTATAATTCCCACGAAAAAGGTTTGAAATAGAAGAGAGACACTGTAAAGAAGTGTCTGAGAGATGCCTGCCGCACGCAGAAACCTCCTTGCGTGGTAGTAATTATTCCCTAGGTGGCAGGTAGGATTAAAATTGGCTTGATTCATGACTACGCCTTACGTAAGGAGTAGTTTGACAAAAAAAGGTATATTGCTTGGCTGTGTTGGGCTGGGGGTTTTTCAACGTCTTATCAACGATCTCCTCGACAAGGAGGAAACCATGAAGGACGCATCCCTCTGGGACTGGAACCCCGGAGAGAAGGAAATCGTTGCGTGCGATGCATGCTCGGGCGATTGCGAGTGGCTCGAAGAGCCCATCGCAAGCCCTGATGGCGAGAAGGTCGCCCGGGTTGCGAAAGTTCGCGACGATGAAGAGGCTATTTTCACCCTCGCCGTTAATGGGGAGCTGTGGGAATCTACTTTTGAGAAGTGCTGGTATCCGCGATTCACTCCTGACGGCAGGCTGACCGCGCTGTGTTCGGAGATGGCCGAGTGGACGCTGGTCGTGGACGGCGAGCCCTGGGAAGAAAAATACGGATTCATCTGGGATACGCGCTTTGCCGCAGACGGCGACGCCATCTCGGTATCCGTTCAGCAGGACATGGAGTACGGCTACTCCATCAACGGAGAAGCCTGGGGCGACTTCTTCGAAAACACCAACCACCCGGTGCTCTCCCCGGACGGCACCAAGGTCGCTTCCGTTGTGCAGACGCGCAACATCCCGCAGGCGGACATCTTCACGTTCAAGGAAGGGTGCTTCAGCGTGGCCGTGAACGGCCAGCCCTGGGACACGACCTTCGTGAACTGCTGGGACACGGCGTTCGACGCTACGGGCGAACACGTGGCCGTCACCGTGCGCACCTCGCTCTACGACTACACCATCGCCGTGGACGGCAAGGCCTGGTCCTCGCGCTATCAGTGCATGTGGGAGCCGCGCTTCAATCCCAAGGACGGCTCCGTGGTCGCCGGCGCGCGCCAGGGCGGCAAGTGGGGCATGCTCAAGGACGACGCCTGGATCTGGAAACCCACCATGTTCCAGTGCTGGAAGCCCGCCTTCTCCGCGGACGGCGCCAACCTCTGGGCCGTTGTCTGCCCCGATTTCGGCAGATGGACTGCGGCTGTGAACGGAGATGTCTGGGGCGAGAAGTTCAAACAGGTCGTCAGCGACATGTCGGTGAGCCCGGACGGCAAGCGCGCCGCGATCATCGGCAAGACCGACGACCAGTGGGGCATCATCGTGGACGACACGCGCTGGGTCGGCTGGTTCGAGATGGCCTATCCGGCTGTCTTCAGCCCGGACTCCAAGCACGTGGGCTACGCCGTGGAGCGCAAGGGCGGCCAGATGACCATCATCCTGGACGGCCACGCCTACCACAAGGACTTCGACAAGGTCTGGAGCCCGGTGTTCAGCCCCGATTCCCAAAAAGTCATGATCCGCTGCCTGGATGGCGGCGTGTACAAGCGGATTGTGGTCCCGATCTCTGACTTCTAACCGTGGAGGGAGCCATGCACGATATCTATGCTTTCCTGGTAGGCCCCCTCATGTGGGCCGTCATGATTGTCTTCATCGGTGGCTTGGTGTGGCGCTTTGTGGCCATGACCCGGCTGGCGAGGAAGAAAGACCCGTACGTAATGCATTACCTGAAGGCCAAGTGGACCCTGCGCTCGTGGGGCGCCTGGCTCGTCCCGTTCCTGCCCCGCAGCATGCGCCTGCATCCGTGGGTCACGGTGTTCGGGTACATCTTCCACATCGGGCTCATCCTCACGCCCATCTTCCTGCTCGCGCACGTGATGCTCTGGCAGGAGGGCGCCCTGGGAATCTCGATATGGACCTTGCCGGAGTGGGTGTCGGACCTTCTGACTATCGGCGTGCTCGCTGGTTGCGTGTTCTTCGCCCTGCGCCGGATGATGGTGAAGGAAGTCAACTACGTCACGGACTGGACGGACTACGCCCTGCTCGTGGTGGTGGCGCTGCCTTTCCTCACCGGCATTCTGGCCCACTATCAGGTATTTGACTACAAATTCTTGATAATCTTCCACATACTTGCCGGTCAGGCCGCCCTGGTCATCGTGCCTTTCAGCAGGTTCGCGCACATGATCTTCGGCCCGATGGTGCGCGCCTACCTGGGCTCTGAGTTCGGCGGCGTACGCCACGCCAAGGACTGGTAACGTCTCAGGAGATAGACATGTCTGATACCGCAACAGCGACGAACGATAAGGAAAAGGACCTCCTCAAGCCGGTCTATGACGATCCGGGCATTATGAAAGGCCTGGAAAAGCTGGACGAGGCGACCATCGAGCGCGTGATCAACGAAACGCTCGAGGCGGAGGGCGGCGCCCGGCTCAAGATCCTCGTGGACACCTGTGTGCACTGCGGATTGTGCTCCGACGCCTGCCATTTCTTCCTGTCCCACGACCGCGATCCCATCTACTCGCCCGTGGGCAAGGTAAAACAAACCATCTGGGAGATGCTGGACAAGAAGGGCAAGGTTTCCAAGGAGTTCCTCATGCGCGCCGTGCAGGTGGCGCATACGGAGTGCAACCTCTGCCGCCGCTGCGTCCAGTACTGCCCCTTCGGCATCGACACCGCGCACCTCATTGCCCTGACGCGGCGCATCTGCCACAAGCTGGGCATCACGCCCCAGTATCTGCAGGATACGGCGCACAGCCACTCCGCCACCTACAACCAGATGTGGGTCAAGGAAGATGAGTGGGTGGACAGCCTGTTCTGGCAGGAGGACGAGGCCCGCGACGAGCTGCCGACCCTGCGCATCCCCGTGGAGAAAGAGGGCGCGGACATCTACTACTCGGTCATCGCGCCCGAGCCCAAGTTCCGCACGCAGCTCATCTACCAGGCCGCGGCGATCATGCACGAGGCCGGCGCGGACTGGACCATGTCCTCCCTGGCCGGTTGGGACAACTCCGACATGTGCATGTACTCCGGCGACTCGGAGATGATGGGCCGGCTCAAGCGCAAGCACTTCGAGGACGCCATGCGCCTCAAGGTCAAGCGCATCGTCATGGGCGAGTGCGGCCACGCCTTCCGCTCCATCTACGACACGGGCAACCGCTGGGACGGCTGGGAAGGCCTGCCGGTCCAGGTGCAGCACTCCGTGGACTTCTTCGAGGAGCTTCTGCGGCTCGGCAAGATCAAGGTCGCCAGCAAGATCCACGAGAAGGTCACCATCCACGACCCCTGCAACATCGTCCGCGGACGCGGCCTGCAGGAAAAGCTGCGCACCGTGGTGCACGCCTTCTGCGACAACGTGGTGGAGATGTACCCCAACAAGGAGCACAACTACTGCTGCTCCGCCGGCGGTGGTGTGATTAACTGCGGTCCGCCGCACAAGAACACCCGCGTGGTGGGCAACCGGGTCAAGGCCGAGCAGATGCAGGCCACCGGCGCCTCCATCGTGGTGGCTCCGTGCCACAACTGCCACGGCGGTCTGGAAGACATCATCCACAAGTACAATCTCGGGATGGAGCTCAAGTTCCTGGGCGATATCATCTACGAGCACATGGAAAAGCCTGACGCCATTTAACCGCCGAGAATAACGAGGAAAGCCATGCAAACTATGAAGAATTGCCTCCGCATGTACAGGAGGCTCGCTCTGGTGGCCGTGTCGCTCGTTTTCGTGGCGGTCGCGCCCGGCCTGGTCCACTCTCAGGGAGATATCGAATTCCTGGCCGATCCGGCGTTCGAGAATCCCCAGCGGCCGCCGGCAGTCTTCCACCACGACGAGCACAACGCCAACGCCGCCCTCGAGGACCAGTGCTGGTACTGTCACCATATGGACGGTTCCAACCCCAGTCCGGACGAGGATTCCATCGGCATTCCGTGTTCCGAC from Oceanidesulfovibrio marinus includes:
- the tmcD gene encoding electron transfer complex subunit TmcD; amino-acid sequence: MKDASLWDWNPGEKEIVACDACSGDCEWLEEPIASPDGEKVARVAKVRDDEEAIFTLAVNGELWESTFEKCWYPRFTPDGRLTALCSEMAEWTLVVDGEPWEEKYGFIWDTRFAADGDAISVSVQQDMEYGYSINGEAWGDFFENTNHPVLSPDGTKVASVVQTRNIPQADIFTFKEGCFSVAVNGQPWDTTFVNCWDTAFDATGEHVAVTVRTSLYDYTIAVDGKAWSSRYQCMWEPRFNPKDGSVVAGARQGGKWGMLKDDAWIWKPTMFQCWKPAFSADGANLWAVVCPDFGRWTAAVNGDVWGEKFKQVVSDMSVSPDGKRAAIIGKTDDQWGIIVDDTRWVGWFEMAYPAVFSPDSKHVGYAVERKGGQMTIILDGHAYHKDFDKVWSPVFSPDSQKVMIRCLDGGVYKRIVVPISDF
- the tmcC gene encoding TmcC family electron transfer complex membrane anchor subunit, producing the protein MHDIYAFLVGPLMWAVMIVFIGGLVWRFVAMTRLARKKDPYVMHYLKAKWTLRSWGAWLVPFLPRSMRLHPWVTVFGYIFHIGLILTPIFLLAHVMLWQEGALGISIWTLPEWVSDLLTIGVLAGCVFFALRRMMVKEVNYVTDWTDYALLVVVALPFLTGILAHYQVFDYKFLIIFHILAGQAALVIVPFSRFAHMIFGPMVRAYLGSEFGGVRHAKDW
- the tmcB gene encoding electron transfer complex ferredoxin TmcB, with protein sequence MSDTATATNDKEKDLLKPVYDDPGIMKGLEKLDEATIERVINETLEAEGGARLKILVDTCVHCGLCSDACHFFLSHDRDPIYSPVGKVKQTIWEMLDKKGKVSKEFLMRAVQVAHTECNLCRRCVQYCPFGIDTAHLIALTRRICHKLGITPQYLQDTAHSHSATYNQMWVKEDEWVDSLFWQEDEARDELPTLRIPVEKEGADIYYSVIAPEPKFRTQLIYQAAAIMHEAGADWTMSSLAGWDNSDMCMYSGDSEMMGRLKRKHFEDAMRLKVKRIVMGECGHAFRSIYDTGNRWDGWEGLPVQVQHSVDFFEELLRLGKIKVASKIHEKVTIHDPCNIVRGRGLQEKLRTVVHAFCDNVVEMYPNKEHNYCCSAGGGVINCGPPHKNTRVVGNRVKAEQMQATGASIVVAPCHNCHGGLEDIIHKYNLGMELKFLGDIIYEHMEKPDAI
- the tmcA gene encoding acidic tetraheme cytochrome c3 TmcA — protein: MQTMKNCLRMYRRLALVAVSLVFVAVAPGLVHSQGDIEFLADPAFENPQRPPAVFHHDEHNANAALEDQCWYCHHMDGSNPSPDEDSIGIPCSDCHAVDADDGSTSLLMAYHIQCQRCHTKEKKGPITCGECHVR